TGTCCCTTGTCTGTCCCTCAATTTGCAATTCTATCGGGTACTACAGTAGGAGCGTTGTTTCAACAATATCTTTATATTTTAATGAGTTCGGGCGTGTATGGCATGTAGCAAGGTGGGGTTCTTTGGGATTTAGGATCCAGCGGTTAATCCGTGAGAGTTCGAGTCTCTCCTTTCGCACCAACCAGAATAAAAACAGCCCCTTAGATAGATGTCTAGTACATCACTCTTCGGGGCTTTTTTTGTGGGTTTCCGCCTTTATTTGCTGCTTTGCGTAGTAGATGGGGCTATTATTTACTGTTTAAGCTGGTCGTGATAAGCGGTATACACTTAGCTAATATTTTCAGGAGATACCACAATGCGATACGTCCTAACCGCCATTCTATTTTCATTTTTCAGTCTTTGTCTTGTTTCGCCCGTCTTGGCTGTGGAAGGTAATACTAAAAAATCGCAAGCTTTGCTCGAGTGCATACCGGCTTGTCCGGATTACAGCAAAAATATCAGTTGGGCATCAAAACCCGTGAATCCACAAAAATCAGTGGACGTTTTTTATGTGTATCCCACTATTTACCCCAAGACCTCCCCGAAAAATATGGATATTTTTGATAAAACATTGCGCTCAGATGTGCAGGGGTTACTCAAAGCACAGGCTGGTGTTTTTTCTGGTTCTGCTAATTTATTCGCTCCCTACTATCGTCAGGTGACTTTTGCCTGTCTTGATCCAAAGCAGGACATGATGCTTAATTCGTATTTCCGGATTGGAGCTGACGATGTGCATCGGGCTTTTGATTACTATCTAAATTTTCTGAATAATGGACGTCCCTTTATTCTGGCTGCACACAGTCAAGGTTCTGTGGTTATGCTCGACTTGATTCGAAGCAGGTTTAAAGATCCTAAACTGCAGAATGCGCTCGTTGCAGCTTATCTCATCGGTTATTCTGTTACGGATGAGGATTTGAAAAACTACCCGTGGATTAAGCCCGCTCAGAAGGCGGATGACACCGGCGTGGTCATCTCCTGGAATACCCAGGCCCCCGGCGCCACAGGTTCTCCGGTGCTGCGTCCCGGAGCTATTTGCATCAATCCATTGACTTGGACCACTGACGAAACTCCGGCTGATAAGAGCCTCAACTTGGGGGCCGTGTTCTTCGATGATTTCAAAGGTACAATTATACGGGAAGTTCCACATTACACTGGAGCACGTGTTGACAAGAAAATTGGCGCTTTGATCACCACTCCGCCGGAAAAAGTTGAGATTGGACATTTTCCCAAAGGCGTGTTGCATAAGTTTGATTATGCTTTCTGGTATCGAAATATTGAGAAAAATGTTCAGGATCGCATTAAGTCTTATTTCAAGAAGCAATAGTAGCTAATGTTGTCTAGGCGATGTTCTGAGATAGTAAATTAAAAATGGACCAGCCTTATTAAGGTTGGTCCATAATTTTTATCAAGTCATATTTTTTTTTATAGAAAGCGTTTGTAAGAGGTGTTGAGAACTTCTCCTAAACGCTTAGCCATATCAACGCTGATATTTCGTACGCCTCTTTCCATTTCAGAAATGCTGTTTCTATGAATTCCGACAGCTGTTGCAAGTTCAGCTTGAGTCATGTTTTCGCGGGTTCTGGCTCCGCGTAGAAGCTGAGCAGGAGTAGGTTCAGGAAAGGTTTCATCGAAAGGCAACAATTCATCGCTATCCTCATTTACTTCCGGTATTTCATATTGTGCAAGCCGCATGAATTGCTTGAGAGCGTCAGCTATATCTTCCGTATCTTTTCCCGGTTTTTTTGTTTTCGGTTTTATCATGGCTTAGTCATCCTTTATCTATAGGTTAAGATTTGTAAGTTATCTGATGTGGCTGATGGCTCGATAGCTTTAGTCTACCTGCCGTTGCGAAGGGGGAGCGTAATATTTTAGATAGTAAAAGAAGACATAATCAAATCTATATAAGATAAAAAAGTTTACGTGTCGGAAGCTTATTTATCAGCACAAATGTTATTAGATTGAAGTGTGATCGAATCAAAAATACTTGGATATTAATCGCTTTTGACAGGAAAAAAAGAAAGAGGATTCGCTTCAGCAAAACCAATGACTTAGCTGGACACCGGGGTGCAGATGGACAGAATTCTCCATCTCATGAAGCTTCTAGAAGTAATATAATGTCAAGCTGTATGGATTGCAACGGTTCTGTTGAATTTCTGCCTGATATGGAATAAACTAGTTACTGCTTAAGTAATGTTTCAGATGAGGCCGGCCTTTTTTACGTTTCATAAAATGATTTGTGGATTTCAACTTTTCTGTATATCCGTTACAAACAGATTTGATGATATATTTTTAAATTCACGCCAAATGAGGATATAATGCTCGATTTTGAACGCAAAAGTGTAGTTATGGTCACTTGTCCTAAAGGTTTCTCGCCTTATCTCGCGGAAGAAATT
The window above is part of the Maridesulfovibrio ferrireducens genome. Proteins encoded here:
- a CDS encoding helix-turn-helix domain-containing protein, with the translated sequence MIKPKTKKPGKDTEDIADALKQFMRLAQYEIPEVNEDSDELLPFDETFPEPTPAQLLRGARTRENMTQAELATAVGIHRNSISEMERGVRNISVDMAKRLGEVLNTSYKRFL
- a CDS encoding DUF3089 domain-containing protein; translated protein: MRYVLTAILFSFFSLCLVSPVLAVEGNTKKSQALLECIPACPDYSKNISWASKPVNPQKSVDVFYVYPTIYPKTSPKNMDIFDKTLRSDVQGLLKAQAGVFSGSANLFAPYYRQVTFACLDPKQDMMLNSYFRIGADDVHRAFDYYLNFLNNGRPFILAAHSQGSVVMLDLIRSRFKDPKLQNALVAAYLIGYSVTDEDLKNYPWIKPAQKADDTGVVISWNTQAPGATGSPVLRPGAICINPLTWTTDETPADKSLNLGAVFFDDFKGTIIREVPHYTGARVDKKIGALITTPPEKVEIGHFPKGVLHKFDYAFWYRNIEKNVQDRIKSYFKKQ